A single Haloglycomyces albus DSM 45210 DNA region contains:
- a CDS encoding PQQ-dependent sugar dehydrogenase, translating to MNIAPPQQTRRQRSGLLVTALAVTMFTACTSEPDNEENATPSPEPTPSTTPQERTEVVSDNLDVPWSIAFYNETLLVSERDSTRILELDDEGEARSIGTIDAAVPNGEGGLLGLAVADGYLFTYFTADDENRIERRELSGEPGSLEFGASETVVDGIPAAGHHNGGRIAIGPDGMLYVTTGDAGNTGNAQDLDSLAGKILRMTPSGGVPDDNPFADSLVFSFGHRNPQGIAWADDGTLYSSEFGQDTWDELNVIEAGGNYGWPEVEGVADRDGFIDPVQQWRPAEASPSGIEVYEGAVYIANLRGERLFEVPLSDPTTVTEHFVGDYGRIRDVIVGNDGSLWMVTNNTDGRGDPSDTDDRIIRVNLEE from the coding sequence ATGAATATCGCACCACCGCAACAGACTCGTCGACAACGCAGCGGACTACTCGTCACCGCACTCGCCGTCACGATGTTCACCGCATGCACGTCCGAACCGGACAACGAGGAGAACGCCACACCGTCACCGGAACCGACACCGTCGACAACGCCACAAGAACGGACCGAGGTCGTCTCCGACAATCTCGATGTTCCCTGGTCGATTGCTTTCTACAATGAAACTCTCCTTGTCAGCGAGCGCGACAGTACCCGCATTCTGGAGCTTGACGATGAGGGAGAGGCCCGGTCGATCGGGACGATTGACGCCGCTGTTCCGAATGGGGAGGGCGGTCTGCTGGGCCTTGCCGTTGCGGACGGCTACCTGTTTACGTATTTCACGGCTGATGATGAGAATCGTATCGAGCGTCGTGAACTGTCGGGGGAGCCTGGATCGCTGGAGTTCGGTGCGTCCGAGACGGTTGTTGACGGGATTCCCGCTGCCGGTCATCATAACGGTGGTCGAATTGCTATTGGCCCTGATGGAATGCTGTACGTAACGACCGGAGATGCGGGGAATACCGGCAACGCACAGGATTTGGATTCGCTGGCGGGCAAGATTCTGCGAATGACGCCGAGCGGCGGGGTTCCGGATGATAATCCGTTCGCGGATTCTCTTGTCTTCAGCTTTGGGCACCGTAATCCGCAGGGTATCGCTTGGGCGGACGACGGCACTTTGTATTCGAGCGAGTTTGGGCAGGACACGTGGGACGAGCTCAATGTGATCGAGGCGGGTGGAAACTATGGCTGGCCTGAGGTTGAGGGTGTCGCTGATCGCGATGGTTTCATTGACCCTGTGCAGCAGTGGAGGCCTGCCGAGGCGAGTCCCAGCGGAATCGAGGTTTATGAAGGTGCGGTCTATATCGCGAACTTGCGTGGGGAGAGACTGTTCGAGGTTCCGCTGAGTGATCCGACCACCGTGACTGAACATTTTGTCGGTGACTACGGTCGCATCCGGGATGTCATCGTCGGGAACGACGGATCATTGTGGATGGTCACTAACAATACGGACGGCCGGGGCGATCCTTCCGACACTGATGATCGGATTATTCGAGTCAACCTTGAGGAATGA
- the alc gene encoding allantoicase: MFTQRPDLASRALGGSVMYANDESFADKECLIRVSEPEFTPENFGSKGQIYDGWETRRRREPGFDFAVIRLGVPGTVTGIVIDTAHFKGNYPPECSVEGVYLDGHPSIDELLEAEWKPLLAHAPIKGHTKNEFEIESEQRVSHLRLIMHPDGGIARLRAHGEPQPSLKDFADLPLDLAAITNGGRCLESSNTFYSNANNTLLPGHANHQADGWETGRRRGPGNDWMRLKLAGRGTVDIVEIDTTHMKFNAPGGIRLRGFDADSGRSIDDDSAWFDMLPRTRVQPDGLHRFRVRHLPPATHAQLDIYPDGGIARLRLTGTLTEAAQAAVY; this comes from the coding sequence ATGTTCACTCAACGTCCCGATCTCGCCTCCCGAGCACTCGGCGGCTCGGTCATGTACGCCAACGACGAGTCGTTCGCCGACAAGGAATGCCTCATTCGCGTCTCCGAACCGGAATTTACCCCCGAAAACTTCGGCAGCAAAGGCCAAATCTACGACGGCTGGGAAACTCGGCGCCGCCGGGAACCCGGTTTCGACTTCGCCGTCATCCGCCTCGGCGTTCCCGGAACCGTTACAGGCATCGTCATCGACACGGCCCACTTCAAAGGCAACTACCCGCCCGAATGTTCCGTCGAAGGCGTTTACCTCGACGGCCACCCCTCGATCGACGAACTGCTCGAAGCCGAATGGAAACCTCTCCTCGCACATGCTCCTATCAAAGGCCACACCAAGAACGAATTCGAAATAGAATCCGAACAGCGCGTCAGCCACCTACGCCTGATCATGCACCCCGACGGGGGAATAGCACGACTACGTGCCCACGGCGAACCCCAACCCTCCCTGAAAGACTTCGCCGACCTGCCCCTCGACCTCGCCGCCATCACCAACGGCGGTCGGTGCCTGGAATCGTCCAACACCTTCTACTCCAACGCCAACAACACACTCCTTCCCGGACACGCCAACCACCAGGCCGACGGCTGGGAGACCGGACGCCGTCGCGGACCGGGTAACGACTGGATGCGACTGAAACTGGCCGGACGCGGCACCGTCGACATCGTCGAGATCGACACGACCCACATGAAGTTCAACGCGCCCGGAGGAATCCGGCTACGAGGATTCGACGCTGACAGTGGCAGATCCATAGACGACGACTCCGCGTGGTTCGACATGCTGCCGCGCACCCGAGTCCAACCCGACGGACTACACCGATTCCGCGTTCGGCACCTTCCGCCGGCAACCCACGCGCAGCTGGACATCTATCCCGACGGAGGCATCGCCCGCCTGCGCCTGACGGGAACGCTGACCGAAGCGGCTCAAGCAGCGGTGTACTAG
- the allB gene encoding allantoinase AllB — protein MRHDLVVRSQRTVFPNQERPAAVTVDDGVITSITGYDTELSAHHDVDYGELCLLPGLVDTHVHVNEPGRTHWEGYRTATRAAVAGGVTTILDMPLNSLPPTINPDALRLKHRTAPGQIHTDTGFWGGIVPHNLGRLAALHDKGVYGFKCFTSHSGVDEFPALSTEQLRDGLQEAAALDALVIVHAEDPHILDNAPTANTDFTGFIASRPVSAETAAVERVIALGKETGARLHILHVSAAATADLIVAARESGVDVTAETCPHYLCVNAEKVPDAATRFKCCPPIRDERNRDGLWQALADGGIDCVVSDHSPCPPELKDGDFADAWGGISSLQTGLSVVWTHARQRGIPLSRIVQWMCHAPARIAGLQSKGRLDRGADADFAVFDPDYEWTVDAPRLHHRHPVSPYHGDSLTGYVTATWLRGRLVGGRPHGRLLSKED, from the coding sequence ATGAGACACGATCTCGTCGTGCGTTCACAACGCACCGTCTTTCCCAACCAGGAGAGACCCGCCGCGGTGACCGTCGACGACGGCGTCATCACCTCTATAACAGGCTATGACACCGAACTGTCGGCCCACCACGACGTTGACTACGGCGAACTATGCCTGCTGCCCGGTCTGGTCGACACACACGTACACGTCAACGAACCCGGACGGACACACTGGGAAGGCTACCGAACAGCCACCCGCGCCGCCGTCGCCGGAGGCGTCACCACCATCCTCGACATGCCCCTCAACTCACTGCCTCCCACCATCAACCCCGACGCACTGCGACTCAAACACCGTACCGCGCCGGGACAGATCCACACCGACACCGGATTCTGGGGCGGCATCGTCCCACACAACCTCGGTCGCCTGGCCGCCCTGCACGACAAGGGCGTATACGGGTTCAAATGCTTCACCTCCCACTCCGGAGTCGACGAATTCCCCGCCCTGTCCACCGAGCAACTACGTGACGGTCTCCAAGAAGCAGCCGCTCTTGACGCCCTGGTCATCGTCCACGCCGAAGACCCCCACATCCTGGACAACGCTCCCACAGCGAACACCGACTTCACCGGGTTCATCGCCTCCCGGCCCGTCTCAGCCGAAACCGCCGCCGTCGAACGGGTCATCGCCTTGGGGAAAGAGACCGGCGCTCGTCTCCACATCCTGCACGTCTCCGCCGCTGCTACCGCCGACCTCATTGTTGCGGCGCGCGAATCGGGCGTTGACGTCACCGCAGAAACCTGTCCGCACTACCTGTGCGTCAACGCCGAAAAGGTCCCCGACGCCGCCACCCGATTCAAATGCTGCCCACCCATCCGCGACGAAAGGAATCGCGACGGGCTATGGCAGGCATTGGCCGACGGCGGTATCGACTGCGTCGTCTCCGACCATTCACCCTGCCCACCCGAGCTCAAAGACGGCGACTTCGCGGACGCCTGGGGCGGAATCTCATCGCTCCAAACCGGACTGAGCGTAGTCTGGACCCATGCGCGTCAGCGCGGTATTCCGCTCTCCCGCATCGTCCAGTGGATGTGCCACGCCCCGGCCCGCATCGCGGGGCTGCAGTCGAAGGGGCGACTCGATCGCGGTGCCGATGCGGACTTCGCCGTCTTCGACCCCGATTATGAGTGGACGGTCGACGCACCTCGACTTCATCACCGCCATCCCGTCAGCCCCTACCACGGCGACTCCCTGACCGGCTACGTCACTGCGACGTGGCTGCGTGGACGTCTGGTCGGGGGCCGGCCACACGGTCGACTACTGTCCAAGGAGGACTGA
- a CDS encoding glycerate kinase — translation MNRILLAPDKFKGSLTASQVAARLGRGIRRVDPDREITELPVADGGDGTVDAAVAAGFDRREHTVTGPLGDPVTATVAVRGTTAVIEMAQASGLARSREPYRPMEATSRGTGELLRLVRDAGATDIILGVGGSACTDGGAGLIHALGVKLHDEEGKDIGLGGGELHRIASIDATSTVAEWKNVSITLASDVTNPLLGPTGAATVFGPQKGADDSAIVALEAGLRHYARKVAEYLGVDLSDRKGTGAAGGVGFAAQTFLGARAVSGIDLLLDLVGFTSRLPGTGLVITGEGRLDDQTLHGKAPMGVAQAARASNVPVYAVCGINDLDAAEAEKAGLEAVFPLTELEPDPDRSIATAGPLLERLGENIATYLIEKEKP, via the coding sequence ATGAACCGCATACTTCTCGCACCCGACAAGTTCAAAGGCTCGCTGACCGCCTCCCAGGTGGCCGCCCGTCTGGGGCGGGGTATACGGCGGGTTGATCCGGACCGGGAGATCACTGAACTCCCGGTGGCCGACGGCGGTGACGGCACTGTGGACGCCGCCGTGGCCGCCGGGTTCGACCGTAGGGAACACACCGTGACCGGCCCTCTGGGCGATCCGGTCACCGCCACCGTCGCCGTTCGCGGCACCACGGCCGTGATCGAAATGGCCCAGGCCTCCGGTCTGGCCCGCAGCCGGGAGCCGTACCGCCCAATGGAAGCGACCAGCCGTGGTACCGGAGAGCTACTCCGACTCGTCCGCGATGCAGGTGCCACGGACATCATTCTCGGAGTCGGCGGCAGCGCCTGCACCGACGGAGGTGCGGGACTCATCCATGCTCTGGGAGTGAAACTCCATGACGAAGAGGGGAAGGACATCGGCCTCGGTGGGGGAGAACTCCACCGAATTGCGTCCATTGACGCCACAAGCACGGTCGCCGAATGGAAGAACGTCTCGATCACCCTGGCCTCCGACGTCACCAACCCACTGCTCGGGCCCACCGGCGCCGCGACCGTCTTCGGGCCGCAGAAGGGCGCCGACGACAGTGCCATCGTCGCTCTGGAAGCAGGACTACGACATTACGCCCGCAAGGTCGCCGAATACCTGGGAGTCGACCTGTCCGACCGCAAGGGAACCGGGGCGGCCGGAGGAGTCGGCTTCGCCGCCCAAACGTTCCTGGGAGCCCGGGCCGTATCCGGAATCGACCTTCTCCTCGACCTCGTCGGCTTCACCTCTCGCCTCCCGGGAACCGGCCTGGTCATTACCGGAGAAGGACGCCTCGACGACCAGACCCTGCACGGGAAAGCCCCCATGGGCGTGGCCCAAGCGGCCCGTGCCTCCAACGTCCCCGTGTACGCCGTCTGCGGCATTAACGACCTCGACGCCGCAGAGGCCGAAAAAGCGGGACTCGAAGCCGTCTTCCCTCTAACGGAATTGGAACCGGACCCGGACCGCTCCATCGCCACGGCCGGACCGCTTCTCGAACGCCTGGGAGAAAACATAGCCACGTACCTGATTGAAAAGGAAAAACCATGA
- the gcl gene encoding glyoxylate carboligase produces the protein MAQMPAMAAAVEVMKSEGVDIAFGCPGAAILPLYKAMEQDGGIDHLTVRHEEGATHMADGWARTNGKVGVAIGTSGPAGTNMITGLYTAQADSIPMICLTGQAPTDKLHKEAFQAVDIVDIAKPVTKWAVQVKEAAQVPWVFREAFRIAREGRPGPVLIDLPLNVQTQEIEWDSSVDEPLPVHPVRPRAAPVAKALDLLQQAERPLILAGGGVVVADAGEELRQVAELLDVPVQVTLMGKGSLPDDHRLNAGMTGVQTTQKYANQSFLESDVVLAVGARFGERHTGALDVYRGDRTFIHVDIEPTQIGKVFGPGLGIVSDARLFLTELREQALNRVSLKRFDSWTARVDELKETLERPVDFDSVPINPARVYKEINEAFDPETYFILAIGLYQIWSGMYQKAYKPRHYQVCGQAGPLGWEVPACIGVKKALESQGKGDTEVVGVVGDYGFQFMVEELAVAAQYDVPYVLIMLNNEYLGLIRQASLGYDMNYQVDIHYDEAGTDNVKLMESYGCSGTRVARPEEIADAIAWARKEAVSTSRPVLVEIMIEREANTARGASIDAVVDD, from the coding sequence ATGGCACAAATGCCCGCAATGGCGGCCGCGGTCGAGGTCATGAAGTCCGAAGGCGTCGACATTGCCTTCGGCTGCCCCGGCGCGGCCATCCTACCGCTGTACAAGGCCATGGAACAGGACGGCGGGATCGACCACCTGACCGTGCGCCATGAAGAGGGCGCCACCCACATGGCCGACGGTTGGGCACGCACCAACGGGAAGGTCGGCGTGGCCATCGGAACCTCCGGTCCCGCCGGTACCAACATGATTACCGGACTCTACACCGCTCAGGCCGACTCGATCCCCATGATCTGCCTGACCGGACAGGCCCCGACCGACAAACTGCACAAGGAAGCCTTCCAAGCCGTCGACATCGTCGACATCGCCAAACCGGTGACCAAATGGGCGGTGCAGGTCAAAGAGGCCGCGCAGGTTCCGTGGGTCTTCCGCGAAGCCTTCCGTATCGCCCGCGAAGGACGCCCGGGACCGGTCCTGATCGACCTTCCCCTGAACGTACAGACGCAGGAGATCGAATGGGACTCCTCTGTCGACGAACCACTCCCGGTGCACCCGGTGCGTCCGCGAGCCGCCCCGGTGGCCAAAGCGCTGGATTTGTTGCAACAGGCCGAGCGACCCCTGATTTTGGCCGGGGGTGGTGTCGTCGTCGCCGACGCGGGCGAGGAGTTGCGGCAGGTCGCCGAACTACTGGACGTTCCCGTCCAGGTCACCTTGATGGGTAAGGGATCTTTGCCCGATGACCACCGCTTGAACGCCGGAATGACCGGTGTCCAGACGACACAGAAGTACGCCAACCAGTCATTCCTGGAATCCGACGTGGTCCTGGCCGTCGGCGCTCGCTTCGGCGAGCGCCATACCGGCGCACTCGACGTCTATCGGGGAGATCGTACGTTCATCCACGTGGATATCGAACCGACCCAGATCGGTAAGGTTTTCGGTCCGGGGCTGGGGATCGTCTCCGACGCGCGGCTGTTTCTGACCGAACTGCGGGAACAGGCCTTGAACCGTGTCTCGCTCAAGCGCTTCGACTCGTGGACGGCACGAGTGGACGAGCTCAAGGAGACCCTGGAGCGTCCAGTGGACTTCGACTCGGTGCCGATCAACCCGGCTCGGGTGTACAAGGAGATCAACGAGGCTTTCGATCCCGAAACGTACTTCATCCTCGCCATCGGTCTCTATCAAATCTGGTCGGGCATGTATCAGAAGGCCTACAAGCCTCGCCACTACCAGGTCTGCGGACAGGCCGGACCGCTCGGCTGGGAGGTTCCCGCCTGCATTGGAGTGAAGAAGGCGCTGGAGTCTCAAGGTAAAGGCGACACGGAGGTCGTGGGTGTCGTGGGCGACTACGGCTTTCAGTTCATGGTCGAAGAGCTGGCCGTGGCGGCACAGTACGACGTGCCGTACGTCCTGATCATGCTCAACAACGAATATCTCGGGCTCATTCGTCAGGCCTCGCTGGGCTACGACATGAACTATCAAGTCGACATCCACTACGACGAAGCCGGAACGGACAACGTGAAACTCATGGAGTCCTACGGCTGTTCGGGCACACGCGTCGCACGTCCTGAGGAGATCGCCGACGCCATCGCATGGGCTCGCAAGGAAGCGGTGTCCACCAGCCGCCCGGTTCTGGTTGAGATCATGATCGAACGTGAGGCCAACACTGCGCGTGGCGCGAGCATCGACGCGGTCGTCGATGACTAG
- a CDS encoding hydroxypyruvate isomerase family protein, which yields MINYTVNCSILFQELPLLERPAAAKAAGFEGVEFWWPLSESVPGDAEVDRFVRAVENAGVQLTGLNFADDIPNGYRGLLSNPARSREFRDNIDVTVGIAERLGCTSLNALYGIRLDGVAEAEQDELAVVNYGHAATAADRIGATVLVEALNAIESPTFPIVSSHDVATVIDTVTKETGQRNLEILADFYHLARMGEKTSDVLSRYGDRIGHVQIADTPGRNEPGTGDFDFDELYSGLDELGYDGWVGLEYKASGSTVDSFAWRE from the coding sequence ATGATCAACTACACCGTCAACTGCTCCATTCTCTTCCAGGAACTACCGCTCCTGGAACGTCCCGCAGCGGCCAAGGCGGCCGGCTTCGAGGGAGTCGAATTCTGGTGGCCGCTCAGCGAATCGGTGCCCGGCGACGCCGAAGTAGACCGATTCGTGCGCGCCGTCGAGAACGCCGGAGTGCAACTCACCGGATTGAACTTCGCCGACGATATTCCCAACGGCTACCGCGGTCTGCTGTCGAATCCCGCGCGATCGCGGGAGTTTCGCGACAATATCGACGTGACGGTCGGAATCGCCGAACGTCTGGGCTGCACGAGTCTCAACGCCCTCTACGGGATCCGGCTCGACGGGGTGGCCGAGGCCGAACAGGACGAGTTGGCCGTGGTCAATTACGGACACGCCGCCACCGCCGCCGACCGTATCGGTGCGACGGTTCTGGTCGAGGCCCTCAACGCGATCGAGAGTCCGACCTTCCCCATCGTCTCCTCCCACGACGTGGCGACGGTGATCGACACCGTTACCAAAGAAACCGGCCAGAGAAATCTCGAAATCCTCGCCGACTTCTACCACTTGGCCCGCATGGGCGAAAAAACCAGCGACGTTCTCTCCCGATACGGCGACCGGATCGGACACGTTCAGATCGCCGACACCCCCGGACGCAACGAGCCGGGGACCGGGGACTTCGACTTCGACGAGCTCTACTCCGGTCTCGACGAACTCGGCTACGACGGCTGGGTCGGCTTGGAGTACAAGGCAAGCGGATCGACGGTCGATTCCTTCGCGTGGCGCGAATAA
- a CDS encoding allophanate hydrolase-related protein: MVYMFLNGGAMRGGPLHHHLKDATFVAEQRSAPLYHFYAVRDEFPGMIPAPSVAEGKVVHGELYDIPLETLEGYLLPNEPVELELGAIRLADGRATLAMILRQEWLNRPEITDISISGSWNQHMEDLKK, encoded by the coding sequence ATGGTGTACATGTTCCTCAACGGAGGGGCCATGCGAGGCGGTCCGCTCCATCACCATTTGAAAGACGCCACATTCGTCGCCGAGCAACGATCAGCGCCCCTGTACCACTTCTATGCCGTGCGGGACGAGTTCCCCGGAATGATTCCCGCTCCGAGTGTGGCCGAAGGGAAAGTCGTCCACGGCGAGCTCTACGACATTCCACTGGAGACTCTCGAAGGCTATCTGCTGCCCAACGAGCCGGTGGAACTCGAACTCGGAGCGATCAGATTGGCCGACGGGCGCGCGACTCTCGCCATGATCCTGCGCCAGGAATGGCTGAACCGGCCTGAAATCACCGATATCTCAATCTCCGGATCGTGGAACCAACACATGGAGGACCTCAAGAAATGA
- a CDS encoding XdhC family protein — protein MRDIATELASWRAAGKRFALASVIGVSGSAPRPLGTALAVDEAGVAVGGVSGGCVEGAVYDACLEVLETGHARVERFGYSDEDAFAVGLTCGGEVDVLVVAVETTDDAYDRVLGALHSGDGIALCRYIDGPETGRAFTVRADADGWGVDRAVVAMLSRGESGRLDVPDGTVAVEAHLPPPRLIVFGAIDFAAALVTMGKFLGYHVTVCDARPVFATEQRFPAADEVVVDWPHRYLESTSIDDRTAVCVLTHDAKFDVPLLERALCLPLGYVGAMGSRRTHQHRRDRLIEVGLTDRELARLRSPIGLDLGGHTSEETALSIAAEMVALGHGATGRLLSETDTPIHRRKAGRQPVPTATT, from the coding sequence ATGCGCGATATCGCCACTGAACTCGCTTCCTGGCGAGCAGCCGGAAAACGCTTCGCCCTCGCCTCGGTCATCGGCGTCAGCGGTTCGGCTCCCCGCCCACTGGGCACGGCGCTGGCCGTGGACGAGGCCGGTGTCGCGGTGGGAGGTGTGTCGGGCGGATGCGTCGAGGGCGCGGTGTACGACGCCTGCCTGGAGGTGCTGGAGACCGGTCACGCACGAGTGGAGCGGTTCGGTTATTCCGACGAAGACGCCTTTGCCGTGGGTCTTACCTGCGGAGGTGAGGTTGACGTTCTCGTCGTCGCCGTTGAGACGACCGACGACGCATATGACCGGGTCTTGGGCGCATTGCACAGCGGCGACGGTATTGCCCTTTGCCGCTACATCGACGGGCCGGAAACCGGACGGGCGTTCACCGTGCGCGCCGACGCCGACGGCTGGGGAGTGGACCGTGCGGTGGTCGCGATGCTCTCGCGAGGGGAGTCTGGTCGTCTGGACGTCCCCGACGGCACCGTCGCCGTGGAGGCCCACCTGCCGCCGCCTCGGCTGATCGTATTCGGCGCCATCGACTTCGCAGCGGCACTGGTGACAATGGGCAAATTTCTGGGCTACCACGTCACCGTCTGCGACGCGCGACCCGTGTTCGCTACCGAACAACGCTTCCCTGCCGCAGACGAAGTCGTCGTCGACTGGCCCCACCGATATCTGGAATCGACCTCAATCGACGACCGTACCGCGGTCTGCGTGTTGACGCACGACGCGAAATTCGACGTACCCCTCTTGGAACGGGCCTTGTGTCTGCCGCTGGGCTACGTCGGAGCCATGGGTTCACGCCGCACCCATCAACACCGCCGTGACCGATTGATCGAAGTGGGACTGACCGACCGGGAACTCGCGAGGTTGCGTTCTCCCATCGGGCTCGACCTCGGCGGGCATACGTCTGAGGAGACGGCCCTGTCGATTGCGGCGGAAATGGTCGCCCTCGGGCACGGAGCGACGGGCCGACTTCTATCCGAGACCGACACCCCCATTCATCGCAGAAAGGCAGGCCGACAACCTGTTCCGACGGCTACGACCTGA
- a CDS encoding NCS2 family permease codes for MATTETDRQAPKGSGGGAEPGFIDRWFSITARGSTVAQEFRGGLTTFMAMAYIVVLNPLILTGATDVNGEQLSNVAVTTMTAFSACIATFAMGVIGRVPLALAAALTVNAVVAYQIVPHVTWPQAMGLVVIEGLLIVVLAASGARTAIMKAIPKDLKHAIGIGLGLFIAFIGLFNAGFVTSPEEGKPVDLGVEGVLQGWPIVVFAVGFLLTVALWAKKIPGAVLIGILVATILAMIIHAVVKPPASDWGLVVPGVPENVVGWPDFSLFGRFDIIGAVTGIGVLTLFVFLFTLVLSGFFDAMGTIIAVGQEAGLTDKSTGQMKGVGTALTVDGAAAAFGGVTSSSANTVFVESAAGVGDGARTGLSSVFTGIMFGLTMFLVPLAAVVPQQAAAPALVLVGGLMTMQAKHINWNDMEIAIPAFLIIAITPFTYSVTAGVGAGVITYVVLKAVHGKWREPGWLMWIVAAVFVAYFGVDFIKQFTGDA; via the coding sequence ATGGCCACTACCGAGACCGACCGGCAGGCCCCCAAGGGGTCGGGCGGTGGAGCCGAACCCGGCTTCATCGACCGTTGGTTCTCCATCACCGCCCGTGGCAGCACGGTGGCACAGGAGTTCCGCGGAGGATTGACGACCTTCATGGCGATGGCCTACATCGTCGTGCTCAACCCGCTCATCCTTACCGGCGCGACGGACGTCAACGGCGAGCAGCTGTCGAACGTCGCCGTCACCACGATGACAGCGTTCTCCGCCTGCATCGCGACCTTCGCCATGGGCGTCATCGGACGTGTTCCACTGGCACTGGCGGCCGCCCTCACCGTGAACGCGGTGGTGGCCTACCAAATTGTTCCGCACGTGACCTGGCCACAGGCCATGGGGCTGGTGGTGATCGAAGGTCTGCTCATCGTCGTCCTTGCCGCCTCCGGAGCGCGGACGGCCATCATGAAGGCCATCCCCAAAGACCTCAAGCATGCCATCGGCATCGGCCTGGGCCTGTTCATCGCCTTTATCGGCCTGTTCAACGCGGGTTTCGTCACCTCGCCCGAAGAAGGCAAACCGGTCGACCTCGGAGTCGAAGGCGTCCTGCAAGGTTGGCCCATCGTGGTATTCGCCGTCGGATTCCTGCTGACGGTAGCTCTGTGGGCCAAGAAGATACCCGGAGCCGTCCTGATCGGAATCCTGGTCGCTACGATCCTGGCGATGATCATCCACGCGGTGGTCAAACCTCCGGCCAGCGACTGGGGGCTGGTCGTCCCCGGTGTGCCGGAGAACGTCGTCGGCTGGCCAGACTTCAGCCTGTTCGGCCGGTTCGACATCATCGGAGCGGTCACCGGAATCGGAGTCCTCACTCTGTTCGTCTTCCTGTTCACCCTGGTGTTGTCAGGCTTCTTCGACGCCATGGGCACCATTATCGCCGTAGGGCAAGAAGCCGGCCTCACCGACAAATCGACCGGTCAAATGAAGGGCGTGGGAACCGCATTGACCGTCGACGGCGCGGCGGCGGCGTTCGGCGGAGTCACTTCCTCGAGCGCCAACACCGTGTTCGTGGAGTCGGCCGCCGGAGTCGGTGACGGTGCTCGTACCGGCCTGTCCAGTGTATTTACCGGAATCATGTTCGGTTTGACCATGTTCCTGGTCCCATTGGCGGCCGTGGTGCCGCAACAGGCGGCGGCTCCGGCCCTGGTACTGGTCGGGGGTTTGATGACAATGCAGGCCAAGCACATCAATTGGAACGACATGGAGATCGCCATTCCGGCGTTCCTCATCATCGCGATCACCCCGTTCACCTATTCCGTCACCGCGGGCGTCGGTGCCGGAGTCATCACCTACGTCGTCCTCAAAGCCGTACACGGCAAATGGCGCGAACCCGGCTGGCTGATGTGGATCGTCGCCGCCGTCTTCGTGGCCTACTTCGGGGTTGACTTCATCAAGCAGTTCACCGGAGATGCTTGA